From the Neoarius graeffei isolate fNeoGra1 chromosome 1, fNeoGra1.pri, whole genome shotgun sequence genome, one window contains:
- the rce1a gene encoding CAAX prenyl protease 2 isoform X3 yields MGIRFEGLIPAVILPLILTMVLFLGPLIQLAMDCPWGFIDGIKVAVDPRFWALCLSDMRWLRNQVVAPLTEELVFRACMLPMLVPCAGPSTSIFTCPLFFGVAHFHHVIELLRFRQGTISGIFLSAVFQFSYTAVFGAYTAFIFLRTGHLVGPVLCHSFCNYMGFPALSSALEHPHRLTVLFFYVLGVLLFLLCLFPMTDPIFYGWPTPVCTLASSLGSLCS; encoded by the exons ATGGGAATCCGATTTGAGGGCCTCATTCCAGCTGTTATTCTTCCCCTCATCCTAACCATG GTGCTGTTTCTGGGTCCTCTTATCCAGCTGGCCATGGACTGCCCCTGGGGCTTTATTGATGGAATCAAAGTGGCTGTTG ATCCACGCTTCTGGGCATTATGTCTGAGTGACATGCGCTGGCTGAGGAATCAGGTGGTGGCTCCGCTAACAGAGGAGTTGGTGTTCCGTGCTTGTATGCTACCCATGCTGGTGCCCTGTGCTGGACCCTCCACTTCCATCTTCACATGCCCACTTTTCTTTGGTGTAG CACATTTTCACCACGTGATTGAGCTCCTGCGCTTCAGACAAGGGACCATCTCAGGAATTTTTCTTTCTGCAG TGTTCCAGTTCTCATACACAGCAGTATTTGGAGCTTACACTGCCTTTATATTTCTCAGAACAG GTCACTTGGTAGGCCCGGTGTTGTGTCACTCATTCTGTAACTACATGGGTTTTCCTGCATTGAGTTCAGCACTGGAACATCCACATCGCCTTACTGTTTTGTTCTTCTATGTGCTGGGAGTGTTGCTCTTTCTGCTCTGCCTCTTCCCCATGACTGACCCAATCTTCTATGGCTGGCCCACACCCGTCTGTACGCTCGCCTCCTCACTCGGCTCCCTCTGCTCCTAA